One part of the Diadema setosum chromosome 22, eeDiaSeto1, whole genome shotgun sequence genome encodes these proteins:
- the LOC140245262 gene encoding G-protein coupled receptor 84-like → MNSTDDEDVIITNGFIIFEIVIRLLLALTGTMGNTFVIYAVVMTPKLRTVPNAFVTTVALLDLVACGILVPLMVFSTVDNEWPFGVKLCRAHGFTLILFHALSLNILGLIALNRFLNITKPLHVYRKFATPHLFVLQIAGAIIVAGVPVLSPLFGIGDVNFVGFNPILGHCTFGFDVEGVWTYQVVLLSLGLIIGIVVIPFNYIMIYKHVGASRSRVHAWQGSTFPKPPGSRFSEQRAHSDVCSRSQEGSLPVFHFAIPSRRNLHRDNIRLTRNLWLLFFTYMLSIIPFFLFVFFDRDYELPAWLWRTVDILLWSTSTANPYLYAWMTSSFREAFRKLIYNCSSP, encoded by the coding sequence ATGAACTCTACTGATGATGAAGACGTGATCATTACCAATGGCTTCATCATCTTCGAGATCGTCATCCGCCTCCTCCTTGCTCTCACGGGCACCATGGGAAACACTTTTGTCATCTATGCCGTTGTCATGACACCTAAGCTGCGCACGGTACCAAATGCTTTCGTCACCACCGTAGCCTTACTCGACCTCGTGGCCTGTGGAATTCTCGTCCCCCTCATGGTCTTTAGCACTGTGGACAACGAATGGCCCTTCGGTGTCAAGTTATGTCGAGCGCACGGGTTTACCTTAATCCTCTTCCATGCTCTATCCCTGAATATCTTAGGATTAATTGCCTTAAACCGCTTTCTCAACATTACGAAGCCTCTGCATGTCTATCGAAAGTTTGCAACACCTCACCTATTTGTCCTTCAGATTGCAGGCGCCATCATCGTCGCCGGAGTGCCAGTCCTGTCTCCCCTCTTCGGCATTGGTGACGTCAACTTTGTGGGCTTCAACCCTATCCTCGGTCACTGCACCTTTGGCTTTGACGTTGAGGGCGTTTGGACTTATCAGGTGGTTCTGCTATCCCTTGGACTTATCATCGGTATCGTGGTGATTCCATTTAACTACATCATGATCTACAAGCACGTCGGAGCGAGTCGTTCCCGCGTCCACGCCTGGCAAGGTAGCACTTTTCCGAAGCCGCCGGGAAGTCGGTTCAGCGAGCAGCGAGCGCACAGCGACGTCTGTAGCCGATCGCAAGAGGGAAGTCTCCCAGTGTTCCACTTCGCCATACCGAGTCGACGAAACTTGCACAGAGACAACATACGTCTGACGCGTAATCTTTGGCTGTTGTTCTTCACCTACATGCTCTCCATCATTCCCTTTTTCCTCTTCGTCTTCTTCGACAGGGACTACGAACTGCCCGCGTGGCTCTGGCGAACTGTAGATATACTCTTGTGGTCGACGTCCACCGCAAATCCATACCTCTACGCCTGGATGACGAGTAGTTTCAGGGAAGCCTTTAGAAAATTGATTTATAATTGTAGCTCTCCGTGA